Part of the Aurantiacibacter aquimixticola genome, GGCGCGGTGACTGTCCTGATATTGCGTGTGCCAGTCGTCCTCCATCCGCTGGAAGGAAATCAGCAGGTCCAGCCCGCGCGCGGCGCACGCACGGGTGATACTGCCCAGCATGGAAAGAAAGAACGGATTGATCATGCTTTCGTCGGGCGTGGGATCCTCGAAGAAGAGCAGGGCAATGGTGTTCGAGCGCTGGGAGCGCAGCGAGGAGGCGTTCTTATCGACGGTGTAGTTGAGGTCGCGGGCGATTTGCTTGATGCGTTCGCGCGTCTTTTCGCTAACGGATTTGTCCCCGCGAAGGGCGCGGCTGACGGTCGGCTGGGACACACCAGCCTTGTAGGCAATGTCGAAACTGGTCGGCCGACCGCTCGGGGCGCGTCCCATATCATCTCCCGCCGCCCGGGCTCCTCATCCGAGCGGCTTACACTTGTGTAAAGATGCAGGGAGCGCTTGCCAACACGGGCCGAAGGGCGGGTTTGAAAGTGTGACATTTCCTCACCACGCGGTCGCTGAGCGGCATTTGCGTATACGTATGCTCTCTTCCGCGTCGGCAAATATGACAGGTAGATGAATGCACGCGAGGCGCAGGGTCCGACCTGTCAGCCCGTGAGTTTTGGACGAGGACATAGTTGCTTGGGACCGTATCGGGCCCGGCAGCGCCTGATCGGGGACACCACCGTATGACATTCCGCAATACGCTGCGCGCCGGTGCCAGCACCACCGCATTCGCCATCGCCGCCATCGCCCTGCCGGGCATAGCCTTTGCACAGGCCCAGCCTGTCGAGGTCGAGCAGGATGACGAAGCCAACAATGATGGCGAAGTCGATCCACAGGACGAGAACGTCATCATCGTCTCCGGCTTCCGCGGCGCGCTTGATGCCGCGATCGACGAAAAGCGCGAAAGCGACCTGATCCTCGAATCCGTTACGGCGGAAGATATCGGCAAGCTGCCCGACGACTCGATCGGCGAAAGCATCGCCCGCCTGCCCGGCGTCACCTCGCAGCGCCTGAACGGCCGCGCGAACGTGATCGCCATTCGCGGCCTCGGCCCTGACTTCTCGCAGACGCTTTTGAATGGCCGCGAGCAAACCTCTACCGGTGACAACCGCGCCGTCGAGTTCGACCAGTATCCTTCGGAAGTCGTGAACCAGGTCGTGGTCTACAAGAGCCCGTCCGCCAGCCTCGTGGGCCAGGGCCTCGTCGGCACGATCGACATCCGCACGATTCGTCCGCTTGAAGCGGATGAAAGCGTTCTCGCCATCGGTGCGAAGGGTTCGTACGCCGATCTCGGCGCACTGAATGCCGGTTCGAACGAATTCGGCTACCGCGTCAATGCCACCTTCGTCGATCAATTCGCAGACGATCGCATCGGCGTCGCGCTCGCGGCGGCCTATACCAATGAGCCCTACCAGCTGCAGGAATTCAACGCGTGGGGCTATGCCGGAAGCGGGGAGTCCGACAATCCGTTCGTAATCGGCGGCAGCAAGAGCTTCGTTACTTCGACCCAGCTGGAGCGGATCGGTGTGAACGGCACGCTGCAGTTCGAAGTCTCGCCTGCCCTGATGCTGACGGTGGATGGCTTCTATTCCAACTTCGACGATGAATCGACCAAGCGTGGCATTGAGCTTCCGCTTGCCTTCGGTGGCTTCTTCGGCACGACTTTCGACCCCGACACGGCGACCACGATCGAGACGCCCTTCGGAGAATTCGCCACTTCCGGCACCTTCGAGAACGTCGAGGGCGTCGTTCGCAACGACATCTTCCAGCGCAGTGCCGATCTCTATTCGGGCGGCATCAATCTGGCTTGGGATGGCGGCGAAGGCCTGAGTGCTTTCGCGGACTTCGGCTACTCCCGCACCGATCGCAACGAGCTGAGCCTCGAAAGCTATTCGGGCACCGAGTACAACCGTCTCGAAGGCGCGAACGACACGATCCAGTTCTTCTCTGACGACCAAGGCACGAGCTTCTCGCCGACGCTCGATTATTCCGATCCGAGCCTGATCTTCCTGACCGACCCGCTCGGTTGGGGTGGTGACCGCATCCAGGCGGGCTACTTCAACAATCGCATCCTCGAAGACGAGCTGATGCAATATCGTGCCGGCCTTACCTACGAACTGGGCGGCGATGTGTTCGAAGCCATCAGCGTGGGTCTTGCCTACACCGATCGCAGCAAGAGCCTGACGCCGGACGAGTTCTTCATCATCCCGGCCGATGGCGCGGAAGAAATTCCCATTCCCGCCGATCGCCTGCTGACGCCGACGGATCTCGGCTATCTCGGCCTCGGCCCGGTCGTCAGCTATGATGCGCGCGACATCATCAGTGACGGTCTGCTGGTGCTCGAGCGCAATGAATCGAACGATATTCCGGCCAAGGCCTACACGATCGAGGAAAAGCTGCTGACCGGCTACGTGCAGCTCGACATCGAGCGCGATTTCGATGGCGGTGTGGCCACGGGCAATGTCGGCGTCCAGGCTATTCGCACCGATCAGGAATCCTCGGGCATCGCCTTCCCGAACGGTGTGCAGACGCCGGTCGTGCTTGGCGATACGTTCTGGGATGTGCTGCCGAGCGCGAACATCTCGCTGCGTTTCGATAGCGACTGGGTGTTCCGCTTCGCCTTCTCGCGCCAGATTCAGCGTCCGCAGCTGGACGATCTGCGTGCTGCGATCGGATACGGCATCAACAACAATCGCGGTGAAAGCCCGACCGGCCTCATTCCATTCATCAGCGGCGGTGGCGGCAACCCGCTCCTGCGTCCCTATCGCGCCAATGCTCTCGACCTGAATGTCGAGAAGTATTTTGCCAACGGGTCGGGCGTGATTGCGCTGCAGCTCTTCGCCAAGGACATCGTCAGCTACATCGACGGCGACCGTGCAATCTTCGATTATGACGGGCTGCCGGTTCCGGCCGGATTGCCGCCCGCCACCACGATCGGCTTCCTCGATTCCGAAGTGAACACCGGCGGCGGCGGCTTCTACGGTGCGGAGCTTTCGGCAACGATCCCGTTTGATATCGTGACCCCCGCCCTTGAGGGCTTCGGCTTTACCGGCGGTGTGGGTTATACCGAAACCGAGGTCGAGGATGCGAACGGGAACGCCGATCAGATTCCCGGCTATTCGAAGTGGGTTGCCAACGGCACCGTCTATTTCGAGCGCGCAGGTTTCAACGCCCGCTCCAGCGTCCGGTACCGTTCGCAGTTCCTGGCCGACTTCACCGGCTTCGGCGGATCGCCCACGCGCCGTATCGCGCGAGGTGAAACGATCGTCGACGCGCAGATCGGTTACGACTGGGATGCCGGTGCGCTGGAAGGCCTCTCGGTCTATCTGCAGGGCCAGAACCTGACGAACCAGCCGTTCGTTTCGCAATTCGACGTTCCCGTGGACGAGGCAGTGATCGACAATCAGGAATACGGTCGCCGTTTCCTGGCCGGGTTCACCTACCGCTTCTGACGGGCCTTGCCGGCGGGGAGCAGCTCCTCCCTTTTGCTTCCCGCCGGTTTGACTTGCCGCCCGGACCTGCTTGACCTGTTCCGGGCGGCAATCGGCCGCCCGGCAGGCAAACAGGCGATATTATGACGGAGAGTTCTCCAACCCGCTATGTAATCGCCGGTGGTGGCACCGCCGGGTGGATGAGTGCAGCTGCGCTCGCGCGCTTCGCTCCACCGGGCACGTCGATCACGCTGGTCGAAAGCGATGCCATCGGCACGGTCGGCGTGGGCGAGGCGACCATTCCGCAGATCCACCTGTTCAATCGGGCGCTCGGCCTAGACGAAGGCGATTTCCTGCGCGCCACGAAGGGCAGTTTCAAGCTCGGCATCGAATTCGACGGCTGGCTGCGCGAAGGCGAGGCGTACATGCACGCCTTCGGTTCTGTCGGGCGCGGGCATGGGCTCATGCCTTTCCACCAATACTGGCTTCGCGCACAGGCTCTTGGCATTGCCAAGCCGACCGCGGCATATGCGCTGAACGAACAGGCGGCGCGCGCCATCCGCATGCACCGCGGCCCGACGCAGAACGGGCCGCCCATGCCCTACGCCTTCCATTTCGACGCGGGGCTCTACGCCGATTTTCTCCGCGCATTCGCAGAAGGGCGCGGCGTCCGGCGCGTCGAGGGCAAGATCGCCAACGTCGCGCAGCATGGCGAAAGCGGCGATATCGCTGCGCTCGAACTGGACGGCGGAGAGCGGATCGAAGGCGATTTCTTCATCGACTGTACCGGCTTTCGCGGCCTGCTGATCGAGGGCGCGCTGGCAGCGGGCTTCGACGATTGGAGCGAATACCTGCCCTGCGACCGTGCCGTGGCCGTTCCTTGCGAGAATGGCGGAGAGTTTACGCCGTACACCCGCGCCACTGCGCGTGCGGCGGGCTGGCAATGGCGCATCCCGCTCCAGCACCGCATCGGCAATGGCCTCGTCTATTGCTCGCGTTTCATGGAGGACGATGCAGCGTCCGAAATGCTGCTCGCCAATCTCGATGGCAAGCCACTCGGCGATCCCCGCCCCATCCGCTTCACCACCGGCACGCGCCGCGCACACTGGAAGGGCAATTGCCTCGCTGTCGGCCTGTCGGCAGGCTTCATGGAGCCGATGGAATCGACCAGCATCCACTTGATCCAGAGCGCGATCAGCCGCTTTCTCTCCGTCTTGCCGAACGGGCGTGGGGGCGCAGCAACGCGGGATTGGTTCAACGCACAGTCCCGCTTCGAGTGGGAGCGCATTCGCGATTTCCTCGTCCTGCATTACACTGCGAATGCGCGCGAGGGTCAGCCTTTCTGGGATCACATGCGCGCCATCGAGCTGCCCGATACGCTGCAGGCCAAGATCGAGGCCTGGCGCGCCAACGGGCACATTCACCGCGAGCATGAAGAGCTCTTTACCGAAGTCGCCTGGTTCCAGGTCTTTGCCGGGCAGGGGGTGGAGGCACAGGGTCGCAATCCCATCGCCGACGCCTTGCCGGAGCCGCAGCTTCGCCAGCTTCTCGAGCAGACCGAAACTGCCATCGCCGCCGAGGTCAGGCCGATGGCGCATCACATCGACGTGATCAAATCGACAATCGGCACCCGCACCCCTCAGGAGTTACCTGCATGAAACCCGCATCGACCATAACCCGCGCGCTCGGCCTGGCACTTGCGGCAGGCATGCTGCCCGGATGCGCAACGGCGCAGGACGCGGCACCGGCGGCTCCCGCTGCCGCGAGCGACACGTCGTATCTCCAGCGCGCGCCCAGCGAAGAGATCATCTATTTCGTCCTGCCCGACCGGTTCGAGAATGGCGATCCGACCAACGACACCGGCGATTTCTCGGGCGATCGGTTGGTCACCGGGTACGATCCCACTGCGCGCGGTTTCTATCAGGGGGGCGATCTGGCGGGCCTGACCCAGCGGCTCGACTACATCCAAGGCCTCGGCGTCACCGCGATCTGGTTCGCGCCGATCTTCCAGAACAAGCCGGTGCAGGGCCCTCCCGGAGACGAGAGCGCGGGCTATCACGGTTACTGGGTGACCGATTTTACACGGCCCGACGGACATTTCGGGACGCTGGCAGAATTCACCGCCTTCGTCGAAGCGGCACATGCGCGCGGCATGAAGGTCTACATGGACATCATCACCAACCACACAGCCGACGTCATCCGTTATGAAGAGGGTGATGCGACAGGCTACGTCTATCGCAACCAGGGCGACTTTCCCTATTCGCGCCGTGGCGGCGTGGATGGCGAGCCCATCAATCCGGGTTTCACCGGGCCGGAGGACAGCAGCGAGGCGAACTTCGCCCGGCTCGTCGATCCGACCTATGCCTACACGCCCGTCGTGCCGGAAGCCGAGCGCAATGTGAAAGTGCCCTCCTGGCTCAACGATCCGATCTATTACCACAATCGCGGCGACACGACCTTTACCGGCGAGAGCAGCCGCTTCGGCGATTTCGTCGGGCTGGACGACCTTTTTACGGAGCATCCCCGCGTGCGTGCCGGGATGATCGAGATCTTCTGCAACTGGGTTACCACCTCGCGCGTCGACGGGTTCCGCATCGATACCGCGCGCCATGTCGATCCCGGTTTCTGGCGCGAATTCGTGCCCGCGCTCGAGCAATGCTCCGAAGCGGCAGACATCCCCAACTTTCATATGTTCGGAGAGGTTTTCGCCGAGGAACCGACCGCCGGTTACATCGCGGAATATACGCGCCGGGACGAGCTACCCGCCGTTCTCGATTTCGCCTTTGCCTCCGCCATGCGCGAGGTGCTCGGACGCGGGCAGGGAACAGCGGTGCTGAACCGCCTGTTCGACGGCGACTGGCTGTACGAGGGCGGGCCGGATGCCGCGCTCAACCTGCCGACCTTTCTCGGCAACCACGATTTCGGGCGCTTCTCGACCCTCATCAAGCAGGACATACCGGAGATTTCGCAGGACGAACTGCTGAGCCGCGTGATGCTCGGCCATGCGATGATGCTGTCGCTGCGCGGTTCGCCGACGATTTATTACGGCGCTGAGCAGGGCTTTGTCGGCGACGGCAACGACCAGATGGCGCGTGAGCCGCTCTTCCCGAGCCGCACCGCCGAATACAATGACAACGACCTCATCGGCACCGATGCGACGACGGCGGATGCGAATTTCGACACGAACCACCCGCTCTATCGCCTGATCGGTGAATTTTCCGCTCTACGACGCGCGCATCCGGCGCTGCTTCGCGGTCTACAGACCCTTCGCCATTATGAGGAGGAGCCGGGTATCTTCGCGGTAAGCAGGTTCGATCCCGGTGACGGCACAGAATATCTCGCCGTGTTCAACACGTCAGGCCAGGCGCGCGATGCGAATGTCATGCTCGGTTATGATGCCCGGTCCTTTGAAACGCTCGCGGGCACTTGCCCCGCCGCCGTCACTGCACCCGGCAGCGCCGCGTTCAGCGTGCCTGCTTTCGGCTGGGCCGTGTGCCGGGTCA contains:
- a CDS encoding TonB-dependent receptor, translating into MTFRNTLRAGASTTAFAIAAIALPGIAFAQAQPVEVEQDDEANNDGEVDPQDENVIIVSGFRGALDAAIDEKRESDLILESVTAEDIGKLPDDSIGESIARLPGVTSQRLNGRANVIAIRGLGPDFSQTLLNGREQTSTGDNRAVEFDQYPSEVVNQVVVYKSPSASLVGQGLVGTIDIRTIRPLEADESVLAIGAKGSYADLGALNAGSNEFGYRVNATFVDQFADDRIGVALAAAYTNEPYQLQEFNAWGYAGSGESDNPFVIGGSKSFVTSTQLERIGVNGTLQFEVSPALMLTVDGFYSNFDDESTKRGIELPLAFGGFFGTTFDPDTATTIETPFGEFATSGTFENVEGVVRNDIFQRSADLYSGGINLAWDGGEGLSAFADFGYSRTDRNELSLESYSGTEYNRLEGANDTIQFFSDDQGTSFSPTLDYSDPSLIFLTDPLGWGGDRIQAGYFNNRILEDELMQYRAGLTYELGGDVFEAISVGLAYTDRSKSLTPDEFFIIPADGAEEIPIPADRLLTPTDLGYLGLGPVVSYDARDIISDGLLVLERNESNDIPAKAYTIEEKLLTGYVQLDIERDFDGGVATGNVGVQAIRTDQESSGIAFPNGVQTPVVLGDTFWDVLPSANISLRFDSDWVFRFAFSRQIQRPQLDDLRAAIGYGINNNRGESPTGLIPFISGGGGNPLLRPYRANALDLNVEKYFANGSGVIALQLFAKDIVSYIDGDRAIFDYDGLPVPAGLPPATTIGFLDSEVNTGGGGFYGAELSATIPFDIVTPALEGFGFTGGVGYTETEVEDANGNADQIPGYSKWVANGTVYFERAGFNARSSVRYRSQFLADFTGFGGSPTRRIARGETIVDAQIGYDWDAGALEGLSVYLQGQNLTNQPFVSQFDVPVDEAVIDNQEYGRRFLAGFTYRF
- a CDS encoding tryptophan halogenase family protein, whose amino-acid sequence is MTESSPTRYVIAGGGTAGWMSAAALARFAPPGTSITLVESDAIGTVGVGEATIPQIHLFNRALGLDEGDFLRATKGSFKLGIEFDGWLREGEAYMHAFGSVGRGHGLMPFHQYWLRAQALGIAKPTAAYALNEQAARAIRMHRGPTQNGPPMPYAFHFDAGLYADFLRAFAEGRGVRRVEGKIANVAQHGESGDIAALELDGGERIEGDFFIDCTGFRGLLIEGALAAGFDDWSEYLPCDRAVAVPCENGGEFTPYTRATARAAGWQWRIPLQHRIGNGLVYCSRFMEDDAASEMLLANLDGKPLGDPRPIRFTTGTRRAHWKGNCLAVGLSAGFMEPMESTSIHLIQSAISRFLSVLPNGRGGAATRDWFNAQSRFEWERIRDFLVLHYTANAREGQPFWDHMRAIELPDTLQAKIEAWRANGHIHREHEELFTEVAWFQVFAGQGVEAQGRNPIADALPEPQLRQLLEQTETAIAAEVRPMAHHIDVIKSTIGTRTPQELPA
- a CDS encoding alpha-amylase family glycosyl hydrolase → MKPASTITRALGLALAAGMLPGCATAQDAAPAAPAAASDTSYLQRAPSEEIIYFVLPDRFENGDPTNDTGDFSGDRLVTGYDPTARGFYQGGDLAGLTQRLDYIQGLGVTAIWFAPIFQNKPVQGPPGDESAGYHGYWVTDFTRPDGHFGTLAEFTAFVEAAHARGMKVYMDIITNHTADVIRYEEGDATGYVYRNQGDFPYSRRGGVDGEPINPGFTGPEDSSEANFARLVDPTYAYTPVVPEAERNVKVPSWLNDPIYYHNRGDTTFTGESSRFGDFVGLDDLFTEHPRVRAGMIEIFCNWVTTSRVDGFRIDTARHVDPGFWREFVPALEQCSEAADIPNFHMFGEVFAEEPTAGYIAEYTRRDELPAVLDFAFASAMREVLGRGQGTAVLNRLFDGDWLYEGGPDAALNLPTFLGNHDFGRFSTLIKQDIPEISQDELLSRVMLGHAMMLSLRGSPTIYYGAEQGFVGDGNDQMAREPLFPSRTAEYNDNDLIGTDATTADANFDTNHPLYRLIGEFSALRRAHPALLRGLQTLRHYEEEPGIFAVSRFDPGDGTEYLAVFNTSGQARDANVMLGYDARSFETLAGTCPAAVTAPGSAAFSVPAFGWAVCRVSETAE